The nucleotide sequence TAACCAGTctccagtatttaaaaaaaataataagtcttGATCTGCTGCTCTTTAATCGATTCACCTATAGTTTGTTTTTCCTACAGagctcaaagagcatgcacacaAATGGTCTCACACAATGATGGGAAACCGTGGTGTGTTTGGGATACGCAAAAACCCAGTGTCTCGTCCCATTTTTATAACTCATGCAGCCAAGAACAACAAACACGCAACAGAATCTTTTTGAACCAAGTTTGAAACAAAATTCAATCCAGGTTCCCCAACCTTTCTAAACACCCACACCCTGGCCTTATTCtctgtttcttgttttttaaGGTGCTGTCTAGCTCCAACTGATGTGAAACTTGCTCTCTCCTGTTTTGGGTTTATTGCCTGGAATCCTCTTTACTCTTAGAGAAGAACAAAACATATCAGCCAGGTTATCTAAATTGGTATTCAAAGCACCTTAACAGTATTAACAAGTCAACcagttaaaaacattaaaataagtcTTAACCTTTTTAGCCTTTAAATTCACAGTGCacctaaaaaataatacatataggtttcacagacagggcttagatttaaccaggattaggccatagtttaAATAGAACATTTAAGAAAGGATTCATAAACATGCCTTAAACACATTACCAGTGTGCATCTTGAGCCAAAGCAAagaaactgatttattttaagaagtcagtgcaagtttcttttaGTTGACACATCATAGACTTACATTTTATTCTGGAataggcttaagccttgtctgtgaaaccggaggtctatgttacattatataactacataatttaatgttataCATTTTCAGTTCAGGGTTTAAATCTAAGAGTGATTTCACAATCCACCAATAAAGacatcaaatttttattttatttttacaaataaaaatgttaatacacAATGGCCTGGTTATAGTTCCATTAGTAcattaaagtcatttttattagaaagtatcTTGAGATAAAACAAAATCACTGACATGTTTTAAGATCAATCAGTACAAGTTTCTTTTAACtgaaacattttagatttttacattttagtctggggtTCGGCTTTAAACCTGGTCTGTGAAATCGGGAACATCAGACAGCATGATTttacatgaatgaatgaagttaTGTTGTCCATTTGTTGATGTTCACCTTTGGCTCTGTAGGCTCCCCCTCTGCTTAGTCCGCCAAAACGCACTTTTTAGTTGCAGCTGATCTGGACCTAACCAGCGCCTGGTGCAACAACACTTGCTGGGATGGGGTCTCCATAAACCTCCGGCACCACCCTCTTCCTGCCTAAATCCCTAGGGCACATGCTTGTGTCCGCCCAAAAGTTAAACAAAACTACATCAACCAAAAATGGCTCAAATGTAAAAAAGACTTCAGGTTCATACAAAAATCCCTCAAAACAAGTGAATAAAACACAGAATATGCATGCAATACAACAAAGAAATCATATTAACAAAGTTCTGCATACATTTGCATCATAAAATTTATTAAAGGCAGCATAAGTGACATTTATGAAAATTACTTGAGATGATAAGTGAAGGCTGAGGCTGTCTTTAAAACAAAACTAGCTTTAGTGTTAAACTGATTATTATTGTCCCTTATAAAATGGAAGGCCTCAAGCTAATTTATTATAACGCAAATAACAAAAGCACCCCATGCCAACCCACTACAGCAAAGAATCAGAATGTCCCAAAACCTCAAACTATAATTCACCCACTGCATAATTTAAATTCAAACAACAAAAGGTGTCTTCATACGCTCTTCGAAATCTGCTTCAATGAGAAAACATTAATCCAGGGCCTCCTGATGTGAAAGAATGTTCACTACTCTGAGAGCAGCGAAAGACTTGGGCAGCTGTAGGGAATGGATCCCAGTCTCCGTGTAACGTAATGTTTGTACAGTACAAACCCAGCTTTCCAGTCTAGTTAGTATCACTCTGAATTTCAACCATGAACCCGATAGGAAGAAAACCAGGTGCCCCATTCAAGCGAGAGGCCACTTTAGGGACAATTTATACAAGAACATTGTTATTCAGCCATCACAAAGAGACCAGCGCCTCTTTGCAATTATAAAGCTGAATGCGGAACTTCTGCTGTTTCTGCACTCTCTGAAATCACTGAATATTGACGTTACTTCTCGACCATCTTCTAAATATTATCAGCAATCCAAAAACCTCAAACTCCCCATGATgtaaatgcacaattaatttacagatatataatattacatgtaCTGGACAATCTTAGCGTCTGATTTTAACCTTATTGCCATTTCCAGCACGTTTAAAGGAAAACGGAATGACCAGGATTAAACTAGCCTATAACAATCAATTGGTCTTACTGTAGATCCCATTTCTACATTGTGCCTGGTCTCATGCCCATGTCTTCATGACACAGAGTGGAAAAACACATCCAGGTGCTcccaaatacattttacaagacATTCTTACATAACAGCTAAACAGTTTCTctgttaattctttttttttttaaatcactgacACTAAATACACTAAAGATCAACCAAATGAACAATTATGATCATGAGCTTAATGGATGAGAACAGCGACTACAAGACACTTGCACTGGAGGCACACATTTTACCGAGAGGCAATTATGGCCAGCCACTTGTGCAAATGATTAGATAGCAGAGTACAATAAAAAAGGCACTGGTGACGATAATCTATTCTATACAATTCTGAAGTACACACGTACAGTAATGTATCTTCACTAAACAGTTGTGCGCAGTAATCTACTCCCCTTCCTTTCAGACCTCTCAATGTCTAATGCACCTTTCACAAAGACTGTATTTCTAGTCTCATTTATATTGCAATATGTAAATGTAGCCTTGAAATATTTACAAGTTTTATTACTTTAGAGTAttatacttaaaattattttacatctaAAAACCAATCAAAAGTGAAAGGCAATGTGCAGTTTCATGCATAAAAGAAATTCCCTCGCAGTAAACAAGGTAAGTGTACCACTAAACTAAAACTACTGACTACCACCCCCCTCCCCACCCCACTTGCATTCTGTCAGTTATCCACAAGAGGGGGCTGTTTGTCCTCAAAAGTGGACTCCCTTTGCTACTACTGTATAATAAAAGGAAATGTGCGTTTAATACTAAAATTAGAATTTTCGGAATtctagtattattttaaatacaaaaaaatacagcgAAATGTTGATTTACTGCATGAACCTTTTATCGGAGGATTAAACAGGCCCTTTAATTACTCAACTACATTTTTGCTAATCCTTTTCAATGGAATCTCTCAGTCAATACCTAAATGCCTGTTTGGAAATAGTGATTTTTAAATCTAGTTAAGACATTATGGATATCAGGAGTCCACGATAAAGAGTTACTGAAGAGTCTGTGCTTGTTTTGGAGGTTAAGATGTGAATTAGATCACGGAGTTTTGTTGCTACTTCATAGAGGGAGCATCTTGGAGGAAGGGGGTGAAAGAAGAACGGACGGTGCGTCCCTTCACAGCCTGCTGAACGCGGAAGTTGTTGACCATGCTTCGCTGCACCTGCTCTTCTGCCGATGTGAACAGCAGGCTTCGAAACACTGCCAACTGAGAAGACAAAAAAGAACGGGAGATAAGATTTAAAAATAGGGAACAAATTCACATAAAGGCATGTAGAATGAGAGCCAAGAATAAAAGGAAACTGGTTTATAAAAGATTGAGAAAACAGAGAAAACTGATGTCAGCAGTCAGCCGATGAACTTTTCCGTTCCATTTCCCAGGTTGCCATGGAGCAGTGGAACATGAAGTCGGAATAACAAACAGACTCCCAGCAGAGTTCAAATCGCCAGTGTGAGGGGTGTCTCACATATACATTCAGAACTCAAATTTCTTagcatttttttatgcattgaaaATTAGCTGCCAAAAAAGATTGTTTCTGAAGTTTCACAGCTTTCTTCCTAAACACCAGGAAATATAATGACATGTATTAATTGCAATAATCCAACAAACCCTGTACTTTTCCTAGCTGCGTATTGCCCACCACTATGCATGTCCTAAAGACTAACACAGTGAGGAATTAATGGCTTCTTTTTAACATCCTTGATCCTTGATCATTTCAGTGTgataatcaaaatatttaaatgtggttTGTTTTGAAATtcttttacaaaagattttaagaaaacaacattttaacgCAATTTCACACCTTGCTCGTTGTACAaaagtgagcgcaagctagattaaagtgattattaagttttaaatatggttatttttcttacaaaaactaaTCGATTAGCTACAGGAGGACTTTATTCACCCTCCGGAGCTGtaagagacacttttttttttcaaatggatgGGTGCTTTTTTACTAAACTAACTAACTCTCTCTGACCCTGCACAGACAGCAACCCTGTTTATGGCCTGGAAAGGTGGTAAGGACATTGTTAAtaaagtccatgtgacatcagtggttcaactgtaattttatagaggtatgagaatacttttgtgtgcaaagaaaacagaaataattacTTTGTGTGTCGTGGTAATCTAATGAACAGACATCGAAGACCAACACGGACGagaaaaaatgattaaataacgttttgtttattttttatatatgcacCAAAACttttctcgtcgcttcataaaattatggttaaaccactgatgtcacttACTATTTTAACCATGTCCTTACtttttttctgggccttgaatgtggtagctGCGTTGCTGCCAATGAAACGACATGAGTgtaattcatttttcattttcatttttgtgtgtatgttttatattACACAATTACTACAATTCGCAAAAACTTATGTTTTTCTAGCTGAGCTATTTAATAAGATCAGTTGCATTGTTAAATTCGCAGGGGAAAAATATCCCCTTCATTTCCTGTCTCACATTCCCCAAACACATCAGCCTCCTACCTGATCATGACTGACTTCAATGTGGCGTTTCATCACAATCCATGTCACAGCCTCAGTTAGAGGAGGAGTGGTCAGAGACCCTGCATATGTCCAATAGTCATCGATGTTCTCCGGGAGGAGACATGCAGCGTCGAACTTGGTGAACTCTACCACACTATCCTGGACGGGGAAGATAAGGATAATACATACTGTGAAATTGTAAAACAAGATGTATGCAACAAGTCTATCCCTCATCCTACTGTTTCCAAAATATCACGCTCTGAGGTTCCTAATCTCACAGAAAAAGCTGAATCTCGGTGTGTACAAAACATAATGTTTAATGCCTTACCTTGTGCCTGACTGCAGGCAAGGCATCCACCAGTTTCTGCAAACCTTCGTGTCTCTTTCCAATCTTtgaaaaacacaaatcaaattGACTTTTTTTGCAATTACAAAAGCCTACTAAGCTTAAAGATCTAGGAAGATGTAGTTTGataataattacacacacaaGTACCTTCAGAAAGACCGCAATAACAGCTAGTCCATTCTCCTCAATAACAGCCTCCTCAAACAAACTGTACTTGTCCGAGTTCCAGTGTACCAGATGAAGCTGTGAATACACATCCACACTAATATGAATGATCCTAATGAGCACATTTCCTATAATCCCTCTCATTTGGTTCAGGTTACTACAGTTGTTCGTCCTGTTACACAATCCTGCAGTTGGACATAGATAGGTTTTGTGCTTTTGACGTACCGCAAAGGTTTAAACCAACATCCGTACAAACGGACAGAACTCCATTCATTCTGAAACGATTAGATTTAGCCAGGGTGGTGGGAATGAAACCACTTAACAGAATACAGGATACATTTACAGGACTGAAActtgagctgttacacacacacacacacacacacacacacagactcagggAGATAAATCAGTAGAGCTGAAGGAGTGTTGAGAGCATAAAAAGGTCACATTCTCACCAGCGCTAACAAAGGCAAACTTGGCTTTTTGTCATAGTAAAGTCGCTCACACACGTCTCCTTATGTAACCTGCTCTGAGTTAAAGCAGTACAGTGTACTTGTCTTGGGTAAGTGCCACATATTCATCGAGGTAACGATCTTACAATAGAAATAGCAAGTCAGTCTTAACGGTAAAGTATCCACCCTCTGTTCTAGAGAAGCTCTGTCTGTGTCGCAAGAGACAAATACTTCCttatattaaaaatgacattCAGATGGCTGAAAAAGATGGCTAAGTAAGTAATGGAGGGATTCCATTTTCTTCATTTTGACAGAAGTACTAAAAATACCTCCGCAGGGTAAAGGCGGCGGTCTATGGAGTGTTCAGATCCCCAGGCGTTGTTCTCCCCCCAGTGAAAATGAAACTGACACAATCTGAACTGATCCTCCAGAGGTCCTCCTTTCAGAGCTAAAAGAGATTTAAGAGAGTTAAGAGTTTTCTCACACCACAGaacagctgatttttttttctggcaattcggtttttggacaataatacaattaaaaacaaagtgtTTGTGTGGTGTTCTTGGGAACACTTAAAACCATTGGAAATTCCTACTTGGACAAAGCTAGAATACATATGCCATACTGAGCAAGCAGAGTCTCCACTAAAGTAATATAGTTCCTAGTTTTACTATTGTAAGATCAGAATCAGTAAGCATGggatgttcttctttcagaagatTTTTAGTCACAACTAAGGATGATTTTGTTATGAAGACAATCAAGGTAACTTACTGGATTTGTCAGTTGTGTCGTCGTACTCAACCAGAAAGGAGTAGCCATTATTCCAGATCTGCTGGCAGGTCCTTGGCTCATATTGTACCTTCAGAGGTCTGAGCTGTGGATCAAAGACGCTTTTACGCACCACTATGTCAATGGGCGACTGGCGATCTCCACCGGGAATGGCGAGCGGCTCCTGCCACATCGGATgcactggggaaaaaaaaaagaccagttAGGAGAAGGAAACAGATAAAACTAGGTCTGTGTTCATCTAGGCGGGATTCTGGCACTCAAAAATGTGTAAATGCAAGCACGAAATCCCAAAATGCTAAGTAGGCAGAACGCCagatttttaaaaagtcaaaaaaaaaaaagaaacattttcatatATTGTATGCTGGTTTTTACATCCAACGAGACAAAAACAGCGAAGTGAAAAACACATCTTACCAAAACATacagtatagatagatagatagatagatagatagatagatagatagatagatagatagatagatagatagaacacaTAAACCTACATTTTATGGCACAAAGTGCAGCCTCGTGCGTTGAGTTACACATCTGTTCTGAAATGAAATGCTTGGAATCCAAACAGGAAAAAAGCAGCAAAAAGAAACCCAAAGCAGCACAAAAAGCCGACGAGCCGTCCTTCTGGAGCGGATCAGAGAACTGAAAGTCGAGAAGAAAATATGCTTCCTTCTGTGACTCGAtgattcaaaagaaaaaaagaaaaatgtggaATGTCAGGGAAAAAGTGACTGTAGAGCTCAACAGGAAGATGGTCAGCAGAGTTTTATGCCACTTTTATGAATAGACATTCCCTTGAGAACGTTATAGACGATCCTTGTGCAGATGTGTGAGCTCCTTTATACAGCAAGAAGCTCGTCTTACACAATAACTGCTTAGATTGTGGTCACATGCTCTAGATTCTATAAAAGGAGTTGAATTAAAACAGCCAGAGAATGTGACCGACTGCCTTTCAGGAGATTAAAATGGCCTTGACGATAATTCCTGTCAGACATTTAAGTGGTCCAGCAAAGAGGGATTACAACCGTGCGGACCCATTTTATGGAAAGCAAACACAGCATGGGTTTTAACTATAACTCtcttataaaatatcaaaagacaTACTCATTCAAACTTAGTCTTTGATTAAATGTCCAAGTTTTAGAAATAAACTTGACTTGGGATGTTTACTCTGTTATTTTCTATCCCGAAACCACAGCTGACAGACCACATTCATTGAAGTTATTTGGTGTATTCCTTCGTTAACAAATAGGTTAATTGTATGTAACCTTTACTTAGTAAACTTTAATTGTCCTTTGCATTTATGTGGCTTTCAATGTGAGGTGTAACAATTAAAATCAGTATAAAAATGGCTTTATTTGTTGATAAACCAATCTGGTTCAGATAAGATAAAGTCTACACAATACAAATGACAGCTATAAGATATGAGTATAAATAACAGTTATATGACATTGATCGTTCTTGTTTGCAAACCTCTTACAGcatgattatgaataattatgaaaTCTAAGTTTATAAATAACTACTCCCACTGAATGAGAATTTAGCTTAGGCTAAGTTTGTTACCCACTCATTcttgcataaattaaatatttcttttaatggcatttaacattttatatgtgTTGAAAATGCAAGAAAAGTAGTTTACATTTTGAAAGTTTTAGGTCCTATCTTGTTCAGCATTTAAATGTATCTGCTTGGTTTGATTATCAGTAACTATCAAGaacaaaccaaacaaataaatcactcatattaataaaaaaactaacaaaaaaaataataataatatttattttaaaaaacttttactgagggaaaaactgttttatttgtcctttaatgaattatattctttccagtgtgacttatattgCATCTTCAAGGCCGTTTTCAATGAATGTTCTGCAGAAATCATAAACGGCCCATATCTCTCATGGGCGGGGCTTGAGGAAAAACAGTGACATGTGAAAGATGTAAAGCACGAAGTAAACGGATGGGGTTAGTTCATACATCCTTAATGATAACACTCAAGCATCATTTATCAGCAAAAACTTGATAAACTACAGCACCTTCCGGACACTTTCAATGCAGTGATCATTTTCCGCCGTGTTTCATAAACATTCCATTTCACGCAAAACCCGGAAGTCATTCAGGAAGGCGATTTTGctgataataaaaacacattgtgACCGTATAATCATCAACCCAGTCATAAAAGACATTACAAAATCTGTAATAAACCAAAGTGGTGTAAATAGTGAAAAAATGGTCCAACAAAAAGACCACTTACCAAAACAGGGTAGTGGGATTAATATAatgacacacacataaaatatttttttaagcaaaaaaatcCACAAACCTTGACTGAAAACTAATCTGCTGGAGCATGCAGATAAGTTGCATGCCCGAGACGGTATCCAGCGCTGGCTCCTGACATGCTTCAGGAGATGCCTGTGGATCTGTCGACCGAGAGGAGCGACGACCGCGGTCAGAATCACCATGATGTTTGCCGTTTACTTTAATAACCTAAAAATTAACCACATAGGATTAAAACCTGCGTTCCTTAAGACTCGTTTTAGAACAGCCTATGAAATATTGTCTTTTCGCGTGCGCTCTCGTGCCAACAACAACCCGCTCGCTCTCGCGCTCTACTGATTGGCGGATGAAGGCAAAAAGGGCTGGTTAACAACACCCACCAAACTCTGAGCGGAGATCTAGATGTTTCCAGATGTGTGGGTCTTACGAAACAGCTTTTGTTTGTAGTCGAGACAGCAAGACGAAAATGACGCGAATGTGGATGGACAGGTTTAAATATCCCAGTAAAAGAGAGATAAAATGGAGGACTAACGTCCAGCCGAGGGTCGGGTGTCCAGCCTCAatccaatcagcttcatcctctGAGGGGCGTTAGGGCTTAGGAGGGCCGAGACAGGACACGAGGAAAGGGTTATGTCACATTCAAGACTTATTTAGagaatttatttacaatattattacctATGTAAACTGGATAATAAAGGTTCAATTATGTAGTGGAAAATgctttatatatgtaaatatgcataaacaaacacttacatacatacatatatatatatttataaaattgtagGCATTATTACCcagtttatataataaataaatatggtaatatatttttcatgaaCCGGttcacataaaacataaaattgcattttattaagaCGTGCTAATTTTCAACTGAGCGTTGTAAATgttgttaatataatttattgaaaatgcaaacaacatttcgtcttgaaaaaaaaaaaaaaaaaaaaacacgccctAATAAAAACTAATCAATGAGTTTGAATTGTGCTAAGTTAGTATCAAATCCCGTTATGTGAACCAGTTCTTTTAAAATAACGCCATAATAGTTTACGGTTTAAGTGGAAAGACATTTGTGGTAGTGTTCGAAATTATAGTGGACACTATGGAGGGCACTAATTCAATCCCATAATTATGCATCTGAACAACCAGTGTACAGCCACTCAACGGCACTTTCATTGTGAGCACCGAGAAGCATGTCTTTTCTGCGTTTTTCATCGTTTGGGAAACGAAAATTGCTCCTAATGCACACAAGATGGTATTCCTTGTCTGTAAGATTTTTCTCCAAACAttgtattcacacacaaacactaaaaaaGTATTACAGTTAACGTGCCAACTAAGGGAAGGGTTAACGTGTCACGTAGCATCTTCATTGAACGCCACTGACGACAAATACCACGTGAACGGTGGACTCTGACATCTATGTGAGTAATAAGTGAAAACAGAACGTTCTTACGTCAAACATTCTAATGTAAACAAAGAGCAATTAGGACATTGTACCCTTTCAAGACCACGTTATCATGGTAAATAAAGGTTAAATGAGATGATGCCCTAGTTTATTCAGCTGCTCAGTTTGGTCATTAAATGAAGTTACCGTAATTTATACTACCcaagtaaaactaaaattataagaATGAAACACAAAGATGTAAATAGTTGTCTAagtgtattttctttaaaaaaaaaaaaaaaaaaagaagtcacaaTATATGTTTCATTGTGGTTCTAACGCAATGCAAGAGAAGACATCAGCCATCATACAGTAATACATTGTTACTGTAAAATGATTTGGCGATCAGAAATATTACTATGGTTGTCAACAAAAACAACCTGTAATAAATATGGAATATGGTtttcaagatgaaaaaaaaaatgcatagaaataCCATGAGCACTTTTGTCAGCCTTTCTAAAACACTGCAAAATACGAGGACACACACATTGTAAAAAATACTGTGTTGAGAAGCATTTTCTCCATCTTGGGGAAAACCTAACCAAGTGTagttcataactccaaaaaacaAAGGACAGAATGAAAAGACGACATCCATTGAGCTTGAACCATATTGTACAGATATATTTACATGTTTGGTAAGAGAAACCGTACAAAAATTCAACTGAAGGAAAATTCTCTGTTGTGGGCAGGTGAGATCTTGTGAATGACGCTAGTCTAGAGCGATGATGTCTTCATCATCATCGGCCGGCTGCTGGTCGAGGCGTTTACGCTTAGATGCAGCATCATCCATATCGGCGTCATGATGCTTCCTCTTGCGGTTACTAGACTCCGGGGAAGCTTCCATGTTGCTGGAGGACGGTTCTTCATCCGAGTCTACGATAAGGACATCATCGTCCTCTGCAGCTGCTGTAAACATGAGAAAAGTACATTTCTCAAATGCAATGAAACTGTCTCACCCGGTAAAATACAAaatgagatgtttagcagaatgtccaagctgcttgTTTCCAATTCTGAagtgaactatttcttttaaaGACTTGATGTTTTGCAGGCAATCCATGTTGTTCTTACCTTTAGATGAGGTAGACGGCTGGGCAGAGTCTTTGTTACCATTGGCAATGTTTTTCCCTTCCTCCGGGGCACTTGGTGTAGGCGCCTTATCCGGGGCGTCACCCACTACTTCAAACTCGACATCCTTTTCCAATTCCTCACTGCAATAAAGGCaagatgcattttaatattcaagaAACCCAAAGTATCATCCTTTTAGCTGAATGAAGCCACACTGACCTGTGAATCACATTGATTAGAAGAGCGTAATCCTGAAGGAAGTCATCTGCTTGAAGACGGCTCCCATTCCGAATCCCAAAGTCAGACAAAAACTTGTTATTGTTGGctgcagagaaacagagagaccaacattaaaaaaaaaagctccgaGTTTGTTAAAGTAGAGAAAGATGCCCTCTAGAGGCTGACTTCATTCACACCTTCAGTCTCTCCTTCCTCTGAAGAGATGAGGATCGTTCCTTTTCCATCCTCGATTTGCACATCAGGTGCCACCATGCCAAACTTCTCCTTCAGTATCTGAAAAACAACAGCAGAAATGAACGCTCTAACGTTTAAATACAGACTTGAAGCTCTTGGATAATCACACAAACATCAaggcttttaaattaaaataaatgactggTACCTTGTCCTGAAGAGCTTGCACAATGGTCTTGTGCACATTCAGTTTGACTGTGACCTCAGGTTTGCTGGCGCACACGTAACAGTTGGGATTGGGGTGGTCCAGCGCACATGGTACAAGAAGCTTTTTCCTGGGGTTCGGCTGCTTATTCAGgaagatctttaaaaaaaaacacacacacaacaacataaGAGTAAGGCTGTGGGCCATAGGCATAAGGAAGTAATAGGAAGTATGTGAGCAAGAGTAGCCACATTTCCATTACCCTTCAAATTAGTGCAAATTGAAGTTGTGAATTTAAAATAAGCCCAATAGAAACATACCACTTTCGCGAAAACTCCGATATAATTGCAAAAAAGTTTTCACGCTTGCATGAGATGGTTTTTTAGGTTATTCGGAAAAGAAATATCTTGCAAAACTGCAAT is from Carassius auratus strain Wakin chromosome 25, ASM336829v1, whole genome shotgun sequence and encodes:
- the LOC113043144 gene encoding carbonic anhydrase 5B, mitochondrial-like isoform X1; the encoded protein is MVILTAVVAPLGRQIHRHLLKHVRSQRWIPSRACNLSACSSRLVFSQVHPMWQEPLAIPGGDRQSPIDIVVRKSVFDPQLRPLKVQYEPRTCQQIWNNGYSFLVEYDDTTDKSTLKGGPLEDQFRLCQFHFHWGENNAWGSEHSIDRRLYPAELHLVHWNSDKYSLFEEAVIEENGLAVIAVFLKIGKRHEGLQKLVDALPAVRHKDSVVEFTKFDAACLLPENIDDYWTYAGSLTTPPLTEAVTWIVMKRHIEVSHDQLAVFRSLLFTSAEEQVQRSMVNNFRVQQAVKGRTVRSSFTPFLQDAPSMK
- the LOC113043144 gene encoding carbonic anhydrase 5B, mitochondrial-like isoform X2; protein product: MCNSTHEAALCAIKLHPMWQEPLAIPGGDRQSPIDIVVRKSVFDPQLRPLKVQYEPRTCQQIWNNGYSFLVEYDDTTDKSTLKGGPLEDQFRLCQFHFHWGENNAWGSEHSIDRRLYPAELHLVHWNSDKYSLFEEAVIEENGLAVIAVFLKIGKRHEGLQKLVDALPAVRHKDSVVEFTKFDAACLLPENIDDYWTYAGSLTTPPLTEAVTWIVMKRHIEVSHDQLAVFRSLLFTSAEEQVQRSMVNNFRVQQAVKGRTVRSSFTPFLQDAPSMK